DNA from Cutibacterium acnes:
GAAACCCTGCTCATCCTGCACGTTGATCACGAGCAGAACTGTTCAACCTCGACGGTCCGTATGGTCGCGTCGTCGGGTGCCAACATGTACGCGGCGGTTGCCGCAGGCGTCAACGCCCTGTCCGGCCCGAAGCACGGTGGCGCAAACCAGGCCGTCCTCGAAATGCTGCAATTTATTCGCGACTCCGGCATGACCACTAAGGAGTTCGTCCGTAAGGTCAAGGACAAAGAATCCGACATCAAGCTGATGGGCTTTGGCCACCGGATCTACAAGAACTACGATCCACGCGCCGCCATCATCAAGAAACATGCCGACCGCATTATGGAACTCCATACCGGTCGTGAGGACCTTCTCGAGATCGCCAAGGAACTTGAAGAGACCGCGCTAAACGATGACTACTTCAAGGAGCGCAAGCTCTACCCGAACGTTGATTTCTATACCGGCCTCATCTACGAGGCCATGGGCTTCCCGATGAATATGTTCACCGTGCTGTTCGCACTGGGACGTCTGCCCGGGTGGATCGCCCAGTACCGAGAGCAAGTTGCCAGCGGAGGCAACAAGATTTGGCGTCCGCGTCAGATCTTCACCGGGTCTGACAAGCGAGATTACGTACCACTCAACAAGCGTGCCTGACGTAAACCGGCCTGGGAGGAAACTCGACCTCCCAGGCCGGTGTGTCTAAGGACTCGTATGTGTCTCTGGCCCTCGCATACGCCCCGTACCGATATCCGATTCCCCTAACCATTTTTGTCGGCTCCGGGCGCCTCGGATCATCAGGGTGTCCCGACCACCCTTCGCTCGGGATTTTTGTTCACCAGACTTCGGGCTGCTCCGCGCTTCTCCCCGGTGCGACGCCGATAGACTCCGGCACATGGATTCGGCCGAAGCGATGAACCTCCCCAAAGTCGTGCTGCACGATCATCTGGATGGTGGGCTACGTCCGGCGACAGTTTTAGAACTCGCCGCGCAGCGAGGCCGGCCCGTGCCTGCACAAACCCCCGAGGACCTCGCAACCTGGTTTTTTGAGTCAGCCGATTCCGGCTCTTTGGCCCGTTATCTCGACGCCTTCACCGAAACTATCGCCCTCATGCAGGATGCTGATTCCCTCCGGCGCGTCGCACGGGAATTCGTGGTAGATATGGCCACTGACGGCGTTATTTACGCCGAAGCTCGATGGGCTCCCCAACAGCATTTAACAGGTGGGTTGTCCGCTGCGGAGGCCGTCGAGGCAGTCCAGGTTGGCTTAGTAGACGGGATGGAATCTGCATCGCTGTCGGGCACGACGATCATCGCCCGCCAAATTCTGTGCCTCATGAGGCATCTCGACGTCCCCGAGGACGTGGTAGATCTTGCCGTCAACCATGCTCCGGGGGTCGTTGGCGTCGACGTTGCTGGGCCAGAGGATGGTTTTCCGCTAGCTCCGTTTACCAACGCGCTCACGCGCGTCCAAGCGGCCGGAATCCACCTCACCGTTCATGCCGGCGAAGCTGCTGGGCCGGAGTCTATTCTCGACGCCCTTAATCATGGGGCAGAGCGTCTCGGACATGGGGTGCGGATCATTGAAGACCGCGACGAATCCGGGTGGGGTCCGACAGCCCAGCAGGTGTTGTCGAATCAGGTGCCGTTGGAGGTCTGCCCAACGTCGAACACCCAGACCGGCATCTGCCGCAAGGTTGCCGAGCATCCGCTATCGACGCTGTGGTCTACCGGATTTAACATCACGGTGAGCTGTGATAACCGCCTCATGAGCCGTACGACGACGTCTCGAGAGATATCGCTGGTCTCCCAGGCACTCTGCTGGAACCGCGACGACGCCCTGGCTGCCCAGCGCAATGCGCTGCAAGCAGCCTTCTGTTCCCAGGACGATAAGCAGTCTCTCGTTCCCCTGCTGGTCTGAGCGCACGGTAGGTGGGGGTGGTGTGGTTTCACCCCCACCACCAACCTCACAACACCTCAGACACAGGCACACACTCAATACCCAACGCCTCACCCACCGGCGCACTCACCAACTTCCCACCACAAGTCGCCAAACCACGCCGCAAATCATCACGCGACCCACACGCACCCCTCCAACCCTCATCAGCCAACAACAACACATACCGCATCGTCGCATTCGTCAACGCATACGTCGACGTATGCGGCACGGCACCCGGCATATTCGCCACACAATAAAACACCGAACCCCCCACCACAAACGTCGGATCCGCATGCGTCGTCGGATGAGAATCCTCAAAACACCCACCCTGATCCACCGCAACATCCACCAACACCGACCCCGGCACCATCCCCAACACCATCTCATGATCCACCAAATGCGGAGTCCGAGCACCAGGCACCAACACCGACCCAATCACTACATCAGACTCACCACACGCCTCCCGAACCGCCAACGGACTCGAAAACCGCGTACCAATACGCCCACCCCACACCTCATCGATATAACGCATCCGCGCCACATCCACATCAAACACCGTCACATCAGCACCCATACCCGCAGCCACACGAGCCGCACACAACCCAGCCACACCACCACCAAGCACACTCACCCGACCACGACGCACACCCGAACCACCACCAAACAACACACCACGACCCCCAGCAGACTGCAACAAACAATTCGCACCCACCTGAGCAGCCAACCGACCCGCAATCTCCGACATCGGAGACAACAACGGCAACGAATGATCAGCCAACTCCACCGTCTCATACGCAATCGACGTCACCCCACGCCCCAAAAGCTCACGAGTCAACGCCTCATCAGCAGCCAAATGAAGATACGTAAAAAGAACCAAACCCTCATGCAACCGCCCATACTCCTCCGCAACAGGCTCCTTCACCTTCAACACCAAATCAGCATCACCCCACACCGACTCCACATCACCCACAACCCGCGCACCAGCACCCACAAAATCCGAATCCGGAATACCCGAACCCACACCAGCACCAGCCTGAACCAACACCTCATGACCACGACCAACCAACGCATGAACACCCGCCGGCGTCACAGCCACACGAAACTCACTATTCTTAACCTCAGTAGGAACACCAACACGCATCACACACACTCCTTACAACAACACCCGCCAACAACAACGTTGACCGGCTGCGACTAGTTACCACGAGAATAAGCATCGATACAGCCCCAATACCACGGCATGACAAAGGAACTTTCGACTTTTCCACATTGACCCCGTAAACCTCGGGATCCATCCATCTGAAACCGGCAGTGCTAGTGATCGGCCCTCTCGAATGCCCCAATGAGCGGCGGGCAGACAAACTCTCCGGTGGTGCGGCCGTCCCGGTCCAAAACCCACCCCATGGACTTGTGGCTGCGCATATACACAATCGTCTCCGCAGGAGCTAGACCCGGTATTGCCTCAGCAACCGCGGACTCGATCATGCCGATTCCGTTCTGACGCTCCACCCGAAAGTTGACCCGTAGGTTGTTACTACCCGTGATCCACATACATGAGCGCAATCCCGACTGCTGGCGCAACAGCTCCAGCACTCGAGTCTTGTGGTTAAGAGGGATGGTGGCGGTCCACGTGCACTCCAAACTCCACCCGCCCAGCTCCGCGACGTCACACCGCAATTCGATCTGCCGATTGGTTAGCAACTTCTGCAGCCGACGATGCAGGGTGCTGGCGGGGACGTCGAGGGTACGGGCAAGTGAGGTGGCGCTGGTACGTCCATCGACAGCGAGCGACTGAGCCAGCTCCCGGTCCAGGTCGTCAGGAGGAAGCATCCATAACTCTCCTGGTCGGGGCCCCTGGCAAGGATTTTCTCCGTTTTACTCAACGCATCGATGCGCCAGGAATTCGAGCCGATAACGACCGATGTCACTAAGGCGCTGCGCGAGCCATGAACCCCACGCAGCCCTCCGATCCAGTCGATGACCATGTCTGACAGGGTGGGAAGATCAGGCGCAACGACTGTCAAGAGAAGGTCACGGTCCCCCGTCGTCTCGTCAATGCTGACGATCATGGGGTTAGCGCATAGTGTCTTGATGACTTGGGGGAGACTCTCGGTATGGCAGTCGACCTCAACGATGGCCGTCATCTGCTGATTGAGGTTCGGGCACGCAGTTATCCATGCGATTCCGTCATCGACCAGGCGCTGCCAGCGGTGGGCGACAGTCGTCGGGGAGACACCCAAAACTTTGCCTACCTTGGCCCAGCTGGCACGCGGGTCGATCTGCAAGACGTTGACGAGTCGTCGGTCAAGCTCTTCGTACATGTGGCTCCTTCGCCGACGCTGGGAAGATCCTTAAAAGTGTCTCACTTCAATTGGAAATAATGTGCACCTACCCCGCCAATTGTGCGCACATCTGTCGCAAGGATCGCTGCACGAACTCCCAGTGCCAAGGTAGGGGCCACACGGATCAGCGAAGAGCCGTCGGCCTGCACAGCTGCAGGTCAGGGCAGGCCCCTTGGACTGCAGAAATGCCGCCAGTACAGCGCATGTGACTGACAGTGACGCCAAGGAAACCGGCTCTTCAGCATCAGACATCGTCGTCAGGAGGAACCACAATGACCGCCACTAATCCCATCCGAGTCGTCCAGTGGGGCCTGGGAGCGATGGGCCAGGGCATGGCCAAACTCATCACGGCCAAAGACGGACTGGAGCTTGTCGGGGCTATCGACGTCAATCCGGCTCTGGACGGTAAGGATATCGGTGAGGTCCTCGGCATCGATCCTCTCGGAGCCAACGTCACAACCGATCCCGCCTCCATCCTCGATTCCAACAAGGTCGACGTCGTCACCATCGCCACAACCTCGTGGGTCCACGACCAGATCGCCGATCTGCGCACCATCATCACCGCTGGCATCAACGTCGTGAGCATCGCCGAAGAGATGTCCTGTCCTGAGGCCCAGAACCCCGACATGGCCAAGGAACTCGACGAACTCGCCAAAAAGCACGGCGTCTCGGCTGTCGGTGTCGGTGTCAACCCCGGATTCGTGCTGGACCACCTCGTCGTCGCCCTCAGCTCCGGAAGCCAGGACGTCACCCATATCGAAGCCCGCCGCGTCAACGACCTCGCCCCCTATGGCCAGACTGTGCTGCGTACTCAGGGAGTCGGAACCACCCCCGAGGAGTTCAAGGCTGGAGTGGCGGACGGATCCATCGTTGGCCACGTGGGCTTCCCCGAGTCCATCCGGCTCATCAGCGACGCTCTCGGACTGGGAGTCGACTCGATCGAGCAACACATCGAGCCCATCATCGCCAAGGTCGCCCGTCCCGCCCGCGACCGCACCGTCGAGCCAGGCCAAGTGGCTGGCTGCAACCACACCGCCGTCGGCCGCAGGGAAGGCGAGGAGGTCATCCGACTCATCCATCCGCAGCAGGTCGCCCCAGAGGCCGAAGGCCAGGAAACCGGCGACTTCATCACCATCACTGGTGTTCCGGACATCTCCATGTCAACAGGCCCAGAAATTGCCGGCGGCAAAGCCACCGCGGGAATTTGCGTCAACACCATCCCGCGCATCGTCGCTGCCACCCCCGGCCTCAAGCGCATCATCGACCTGCCCTCGCCGTGTGCCCTCATGGGACCGTCGGCCTACGAGCGTCGCTGAGCGAGGTCACCATGGCAGATATATCTCACACCGCCCCGCTAGCGGACAGCCCCATTCCGAAGGGCACCTGGGTCGAGGTCCGTACCATCATCCTGCAGCCTTCCGAACGGGCCGCTGCCGTACCGGAAGACACCGCCGCCACCCCTCTCGTGCAGTGGGTTAGCGGATTTCTCGACGAAGAAGCACACATCGGCGACGAGGTCACCATCACCTCGATAATCGGACGACGTCACACCGGCGTCCTCGACTGCGTCAATCCCAGTTACAGCCACAGCTTCGGCAACACCGTGCCCGAGCTACTGACCATCGGCACCACGCACGAACCCATCACATTTCACGGGCAGGAGGACCAGTCATGAGCAATTCATATGACGACGTCATGGCCCGCCGCAGCGACATCATGCGGCGCGCCCTCGCCCTGGACTATGACAGTTTTCAACACGGTGACCTCATCTTCGATTACGACGCCCTGATGTCCTCCACTGGCTACAGCCTCGATGACGTCGCACGCATCCAGGCCGAGACCAAAGTTGGCGACACCCCGCTGTACGAGTTGCACCGTCTCACCGAAGCCGTCCGTGAGATCGCCGGCCCTGGAAAGGGCGCCCGGATTCTCCTCAAGGACGAGGCTGCTAATGCGTCGGGCAGCTTCAAAGCTCGTCGTGCCTCCCTGAGCGCCCATGAGGCCCAAGCCAAGGGGTTCGCCGGCATGGTAACGGCAACCAGTGGAAACTACGGCGCTGGCGTCGCCTCCCAAGCCGCTCAGCGCGGGCTGGCCTGCATCGTCATCCAAGAAATCTACGACTCCCAACACGTCGGCCAACCCGAGATTGTCGAAAAATCCCGAGCCTGCGAGGCCTACGGCGCAGAAGTGATCAAGCTGACGGTTGGACCGGAACTTTTCTACGTGCTGCTGCGCACCCTGGAGGACACCGGATACTTCAACGCCAGCCTTTACACCCCCTACGGCATCGCCGGTATCGAAACTCTCGGCGCCGAGATCGGCCGCGAGGTGCAGCAACGCTACGGACGCCAGCCCGACGCCGTCGTCGTTACTCACGCCGGTGGCGGAAACATCACCGGGACCACCCGCGGCCTGCGCAAGATGGGCTGCGACCAGACCCAGGTCATCGCCGTATCGGTGGATCTCACCGGGCTGCACATGGCCTCCGACCACGACTTCAACAACAAGTCGTTTACGACCGGCCACACCGGCTTCGGCGTGCCTTTCGCAACCTGGCCGGACCGCGTCGACGTCCCGCGCAATGCCGCACGTCCGCTACGTTACATGGACGGCTACCAGCTAGTGTCCCAGGGCGAGGTCTTCTACATGACCGAGCTTCTCACCAAGATCGAAGGCCTAGAGCGCGGACCGGCCGGCAACACCAGCTTGACGGCCGCGGTTGCCATGGCTCGTCAGATGGATCGCGACCAGATCGTTGTCGTCCAAGAGACCGAGTACACCGGCGCTGGAAAACACCACAACAGCCAGCTGTCATTCGCACGGTCGCGCGGCATCGAGGTTCGGCGCGGGGATCCAGCCGGCAACGTCCCGGGCAAAGCGATCGTCATTCCTGAACGCCTCGATCAAGTGAGCGTCCACCCACTCGACCTCGACAAGCTGCGTCACAGCTACTTGCGCCACGCCAGTCAGATCGTGGCACCAGAGCAATGGGGAGACGCCGAGTTGGAGTTCCTGGCGGCTGAGACCAACACCACCACTGACGACGTCCGCCTGATCGGCACTGAGCTGGTGACGCGCACGAAAGGAGCATGATGTCCAACCCGGATCAGGAGCGCGTCGAACGCTACGAAGCTCTGCGCACCGAACTCGCCGATCTCGACGACGCCGCCCTCAAGGAACGCTTCTGGCAATTGTGCGAAGAGGTTATGACCCCGGTCGTTGACCTCGCCCGCACCCACACCACCCCGTCCATTGAACGGTCCGTCCTACTGCGCATGGGCATCGACTCGGTGACAACCCACGCCGTCGTGGAGAACGTGTTCGCAGCAGGCCTGGGTGGCAAAGGGGCTGGCCACGCCGTGCTGCGACTATCACGTCGTGACGGCATTGGTCTGCGTGACGCAGCTACCCGCATAGCCGAGGACCCCAAGGCCCTCGACGAACTATTCGACGGCAGCCCGCTGCCACCTGCAAAGACACCGACCACGGATTCCAAGGAAGGAGCCTCGGCATGACTATCCAAGACACGTGCCTGCACCACAAGCACACCCGCGAACGCGAGCAGCTCGGCCCGAATAACAAGTCCGCCGTGACGCCTTCAGAGCCCGTCGAGCCCCGCACCGAGCAGGACCTCCCAGGCCCGAATACCAAACTCAATGTCGAGGAGATCCTCACCGACCTTGAGCACTACCACCCCCGTCGCAAGGGATGGACCTGGCGGAACGTGCCGGAAGAGGGAATCGACATGGGCGACTTCCACTACCGGAACATGTCCACCCCGTTGAAGCAGAGCATGCCTCTGCCCGCCGCAGAGTACTTCGAGAACATTGATCCCCAGCCGGCACCCGTCGTCACCTCCGAGATCGCCTCCGGGCACTTCGAGGACGACCTGCGCCGTATGAGGATGGCGGCCTGGCACGGAGCTGACCACATCATGGTCATCCGCACCACCGGACAGAGCCACATCGACGGACTACTAGAGGGCACCCCGGAAGGTATCGGCGGCGTTCCGATCACCCGTAAACAGCTGCGCGCTAGCCGCAAGGCCTGCGACCTCATCGAGGACGAGGTAGGGCGCCCCATCAACTTCCACTCCTACGTGTCCGGAGTCGCCGGCCCTGAGGTGGCCGTCCTCTTCGCCGAAGAGGGGGTTAACGGTGCTCATCAAGACCCGCAATACAACCTGCTGTACCGCAACATCAACGCCTACCGCAGCTATGTTGACGCCGGTGAAGCCAAGAAGGCGATGGCGGGAGCTCAGATCTTCCAAATCGACGGTGCACACAACGCCAACGCCACTGCCCGGCACGGTTGGAAGGTCATGCCCGAGCTCATGGTCCAGCACGGCCTCAACTGCATGTACTCAGTGCTGGTAGGAATGCCGAAGGACCTCATCGGCCTGTCGACGGTTCCGCCCAGCGCTCCCCCGGCGCCGAAACTCTGGTACGACCTGCCGTACGCAGTAGCCCTGCGCGATCTGTTCAGCGAGTACAAAATGCGCGCCCAGCAGAACACCCGGTACATCGAGTCCGACCTCGCCGAGGCCATCCGCACCCACACCATCGACACTCTCATCTCAATGCTGACCAGCGCGGACATCCAGAGCACCATCACCCCTGATGAAGGCCGCAACCTGCCCTGGCACCACAACTCTGTCCGCGGCGTCCAGACGGTCAAACAGACCTGGACCGCTCTCGATGGCATCAAGGAGATGGTGACCATCAACCGCGAGGGGCCACTCGGCCACATGGTGCGTGACCTCAAGGAGCGGGCGATCGGTTTCCTCACCGAGATGCTGCACGTGGGTGGCTACTTCGTCGCCGTTGAGGACGGATTCTTCGTCGACTCGGCAGAATTCCCGGAACGCAACCACGACGGCATCGCCCGTGACGGCCAAGGCGGAATCGCCGAGGGAACCGTCGTCGAGCGTGACCCCGACTACCTCGCCCCAGTCTGCGACCATTTCGGCAACAACAACCTGCCCGAGGGCCTTAACAAGCCGTGCGACCTCATCGACGGCTGCACCTTGTGCAAACCCGAGAAAATCATCTACATCGATGAGCTCGACCCCAACGACTCGGCCGCGACCCGCCTGGCCTGCACCCGCCCGTTCCGCGACGGCACAGCGCTACGGCCCGAGGCTGAATGGGCCGGTGACGGTGTCGTCCTGGTACAGATGAACATCCCCGGCTCCGAGGACATCGCCCGCGAGGCGGCCGTCGAGATGGCACGCAAGATGGGCATCACCGACCCACAGGTATGCAACCTGCAAGTGCTGCACCCCGCCGAAGGATGCTTCGTTGAGGTCAAAGGCCAGGCGACCCACGTCGACGTCAACCCATCCAAGCTGACGATCCCCGAGAAGATCGAACTGCTACCCGCCGACGAACTACGCCAATTCGTCACCGACCACGAGTTGTCGGTGGTGGCCGGCACTGTCGGTGAGGACGAGCACAGCGTCGGGCTGCGCGAGATCCTCGACATCAAGCACGGTGGCATCGAGAAGTACGGGGTGAAATATCGCTACCTTGGCACATCGGTGCCGGTGGAAAAGATGGTCGATGCCGCTATCGAGAGTGGCGCCGACGCCATCCTCATCTCCACGATCATCAGTCACAACGACATCCATCGCACCATGATGCGGAAGTTGGCTGATCTGGCCACCGAGAAGGGCATCCGCGACAAGGTCGTTCTCGTCGCCGGCGGCACCCAGGTGAACCGGGAGATGGCAGCAGAGACCGGCTTGGACGCCACCTTCGGGCGCGGCACCAAGGGCATCGACGTCCTTGACGCCATCGTGCGCACTATGCGGACCCGCGCGGAAGCCTGATCGATATGACCGTGCTCACGACTCTGGAGATCGGCTCCACCATCACCAAAGCCAACGCCTTCCGCATGGAGTCCGGGCTACTGCACCACATCGGGCAGGGATTCGCCCCCACCTCGGTGGCCGCCGGCGACGTGCGTATCGGCGCGGATGCCGCGATCGCTCAGATGCGTGAGCAATGCGCCTCACCTCCGGCCGCCGGGGAGATCTTCGTGAACTCCTCGGCGGCCGGTGGACTGCGTATGAGCGTCCATGGCCTCACTCGGTCCATGACGGCCAGGGCTGCCCGCGAAGCGGCTCTGGGCGCCGGGGCCATTGTCACTATGACCACCGTCGGGGCAATGGACGAGTTCGACCTGGAAGATCTCCAGGAGAATCGCCCCAGCATCATCTTGCTGGCCGGTGGAGTCGATGACGGAGAGAAACGCATCGTTGTCGAGAACGCGAAAGTCATTGCGTCCGCCCAGCTTGGGGTGCCAGTGGTCTATGCCGGAAATTCCCGAGTGAGGCGGCGGGTCGAGCACATTTTTGTCGATGCCGGCCAGCCGCTGACATGCGTTGACAATGTCTTCCCTGACGTCGACGTGCTGCGTGTCGAACCGGTGCGCGCCGTCATTCACGACGTCTTCAACGACCACATCACCGCTGCCCCAGGCATGCACGGCCTAGTTGAGCTGACCAACCACGAGATCCTGCCAACCCCAGGAGCCGTACTGCTCGCCACTGAGTTGTTCGCCGATGCTGTGGGCGATGCGGTGGTGGTCGACGTTGGCGGTGCCACAACTGACGTTCACAGCGTCACCGACGGGTCCTCGGAGTGGTCGGCTCGGGTGATCGACCCCGAACCACGTACCAAGAGAACCGTCGAGGGAGACCTCGGCGTCTTCGTTAACGCACGTCGCGTCGCGGCGATGACTGACGAGGGAGAGGACGAGGAGCGTCTGGAGTGGCTACGCGCCATTCCCAGCGACGAGCGGGAAGCCGAGGTGACTCGGTGGCTTGCCCGGGAGGCTGTCGAGGCTGGGGTAGGCCGTCACGCCGGGACGGTGACCGAGATCTTCACCCCGACCGGCAAGACCCAGGTGGTGCGTGGCAAAGACCTCAGCGCGGTCCGCTGGGTGGTGGGAACCGGTGGGGCCCTGACTCGAGTGCCGGGCGGTGCGGATATTCTCCGTCGAATCTGTACCGGAGCTGGCGCCCAACTGTTGCCCAGCCCTGAAGCCACCATTGTCATCGACCGCGACTATCGATTCTCCGCCCTCGGGACGGTAGCCCAGTGCTACCCCGACGAGGTCCGTCGTACCTTCGCGGCCTGGATCGAATCCCTCACTGGCAACACAAAACTGCCCAGCGACGAGGGGGTAGGTGTCAATGATGACGCTGCCCCACCCGACGTGACAAAAAACGACACCCCACACGGGTTGGAAAGCACATCATGAACCGCTCCACTCCCCGGTTGGAGATTTTCGCCGACCGTATCCGCGACAACGCGCGAGCAATCGTCACTCAATGCGCCAAACACGGCGTTCAGGTCGCAGCAGTCACCAAGGTGTTACATGCCCACCCAGTGCTCCTCCAGGCTCTGGAGGACACCGGCATCACGATGCTTGCTGATTCTCGACTTCAAAACCTGCGTCAGATCGCCGAATGTGGCACCTCGCTGCCAACCATGCTGTTGCGAGCCCCCGGGCGTCACGACATTGACGACACTGTTCAGCTCGCCGACATTTCTCTCAACTCCTCCCTCACGACGATGACCGCCTTATCGGAGGCTGCTGTTCGGGCCGGAACCCGCCACGGAGTCATCGTCATGGTCGATGTCGGCGATCTGCGTGAGGGAGTGTGGCCCGACCATCTCGTCGATGTTGTCTCCTCGGCAGCCGCCCTGCCCGGCATCGACGTTAAGGGGGTCGGTACCAACCTGGCCTGCTACGGTGGAGTCCAACCGAGCGTCGAAAATATGACTCGCCTAGTCCAGCTACGCGACATGGCGCGCGCGGCCACCGGCCTTGAGCTGGGTCTTATCTCAGGCGGGAACTCGGCAAATCTTCCGCTCATGATGAGTGGTGCCATGCCGTCCGAAATCAACAATCTGCGCATTGGTGAAGCCATCATTCTGGGGCGCAACACCTTGGATCGGTCACCATGGCCGCAAACTCGTCAAGACACCGTCGAGGTCGTCGCCGAGATCATCG
Protein-coding regions in this window:
- a CDS encoding adenosine deaminase — translated: MDSAEAMNLPKVVLHDHLDGGLRPATVLELAAQRGRPVPAQTPEDLATWFFESADSGSLARYLDAFTETIALMQDADSLRRVAREFVVDMATDGVIYAEARWAPQQHLTGGLSAAEAVEAVQVGLVDGMESASLSGTTIIARQILCLMRHLDVPEDVVDLAVNHAPGVVGVDVAGPEDGFPLAPFTNALTRVQAAGIHLTVHAGEAAGPESILDALNHGAERLGHGVRIIEDRDESGWGPTAQQVLSNQVPLEVCPTSNTQTGICRKVAEHPLSTLWSTGFNITVSCDNRLMSRTTTSREISLVSQALCWNRDDALAAQRNALQAAFCSQDDKQSLVPLLV
- the ald gene encoding alanine dehydrogenase, encoding MRVGVPTEVKNSEFRVAVTPAGVHALVGRGHEVLVQAGAGVGSGIPDSDFVGAGARVVGDVESVWGDADLVLKVKEPVAEEYGRLHEGLVLFTYLHLAADEALTRELLGRGVTSIAYETVELADHSLPLLSPMSEIAGRLAAQVGANCLLQSAGGRGVLFGGGSGVRRGRVSVLGGGVAGLCAARVAAGMGADVTVFDVDVARMRYIDEVWGGRIGTRFSSPLAVREACGESDVVIGSVLVPGARTPHLVDHEMVLGMVPGSVLVDVAVDQGGCFEDSHPTTHADPTFVVGGSVFYCVANMPGAVPHTSTYALTNATMRYVLLLADEGWRGACGSRDDLRRGLATCGGKLVSAPVGEALGIECVPVSEVL
- a CDS encoding AsnC family transcriptional regulator, whose protein sequence is MDRELAQSLAVDGRTSATSLARTLDVPASTLHRRLQKLLTNRQIELRCDVAELGGWSLECTWTATIPLNHKTRVLELLRQQSGLRSCMWITGSNNLRVNFRVERQNGIGMIESAVAEAIPGLAPAETIVYMRSHKSMGWVLDRDGRTTGEFVCPPLIGAFERADH
- a CDS encoding Lrp/AsnC family transcriptional regulator; the protein is MYEELDRRLVNVLQIDPRASWAKVGKVLGVSPTTVAHRWQRLVDDGIAWITACPNLNQQMTAIVEVDCHTESLPQVIKTLCANPMIVSIDETTGDRDLLLTVVAPDLPTLSDMVIDWIGGLRGVHGSRSALVTSVVIGSNSWRIDALSKTEKILARGPDQESYGCFLLTTWTGSWLSRSLSMDVPAPPHLPVPSTSPPAPCIVGCRSC
- the ord gene encoding 2,4-diaminopentanoate dehydrogenase, which produces MTATNPIRVVQWGLGAMGQGMAKLITAKDGLELVGAIDVNPALDGKDIGEVLGIDPLGANVTTDPASILDSNKVDVVTIATTSWVHDQIADLRTIITAGINVVSIAEEMSCPEAQNPDMAKELDELAKKHGVSAVGVGVNPGFVLDHLVVALSSGSQDVTHIEARRVNDLAPYGQTVLRTQGVGTTPEEFKAGVADGSIVGHVGFPESIRLISDALGLGVDSIEQHIEPIIAKVARPARDRTVEPGQVAGCNHTAVGRREGEEVIRLIHPQQVAPEAEGQETGDFITITGVPDISMSTGPEIAGGKATAGICVNTIPRIVAATPGLKRIIDLPSPCALMGPSAYERR
- the ortA gene encoding 2-amino-4-oxopentanoate thiolase subunit OrtA: MADISHTAPLADSPIPKGTWVEVRTIILQPSERAAAVPEDTAATPLVQWVSGFLDEEAHIGDEVTITSIIGRRHTGVLDCVNPSYSHSFGNTVPELLTIGTTHEPITFHGQEDQS
- the ortB gene encoding 2-amino-4-oxopentanoate thiolase subunit OrtB — its product is MSNSYDDVMARRSDIMRRALALDYDSFQHGDLIFDYDALMSSTGYSLDDVARIQAETKVGDTPLYELHRLTEAVREIAGPGKGARILLKDEAANASGSFKARRASLSAHEAQAKGFAGMVTATSGNYGAGVASQAAQRGLACIVIQEIYDSQHVGQPEIVEKSRACEAYGAEVIKLTVGPELFYVLLRTLEDTGYFNASLYTPYGIAGIETLGAEIGREVQQRYGRQPDAVVVTHAGGGNITGTTRGLRKMGCDQTQVIAVSVDLTGLHMASDHDFNNKSFTTGHTGFGVPFATWPDRVDVPRNAARPLRYMDGYQLVSQGEVFYMTELLTKIEGLERGPAGNTSLTAAVAMARQMDRDQIVVVQETEYTGAGKHHNSQLSFARSRGIEVRRGDPAGNVPGKAIVIPERLDQVSVHPLDLDKLRHSYLRHASQIVAPEQWGDAELEFLAAETNTTTDDVRLIGTELVTRTKGA
- the oraS gene encoding D-ornithine 4,5-aminomutase subunit OraS; amino-acid sequence: MMSNPDQERVERYEALRTELADLDDAALKERFWQLCEEVMTPVVDLARTHTTPSIERSVLLRMGIDSVTTHAVVENVFAAGLGGKGAGHAVLRLSRRDGIGLRDAATRIAEDPKALDELFDGSPLPPAKTPTTDSKEGASA
- the oraE gene encoding D-ornithine 4,5-aminomutase subunit OraE; its protein translation is MTIQDTCLHHKHTREREQLGPNNKSAVTPSEPVEPRTEQDLPGPNTKLNVEEILTDLEHYHPRRKGWTWRNVPEEGIDMGDFHYRNMSTPLKQSMPLPAAEYFENIDPQPAPVVTSEIASGHFEDDLRRMRMAAWHGADHIMVIRTTGQSHIDGLLEGTPEGIGGVPITRKQLRASRKACDLIEDEVGRPINFHSYVSGVAGPEVAVLFAEEGVNGAHQDPQYNLLYRNINAYRSYVDAGEAKKAMAGAQIFQIDGAHNANATARHGWKVMPELMVQHGLNCMYSVLVGMPKDLIGLSTVPPSAPPAPKLWYDLPYAVALRDLFSEYKMRAQQNTRYIESDLAEAIRTHTIDTLISMLTSADIQSTITPDEGRNLPWHHNSVRGVQTVKQTWTALDGIKEMVTINREGPLGHMVRDLKERAIGFLTEMLHVGGYFVAVEDGFFVDSAEFPERNHDGIARDGQGGIAEGTVVERDPDYLAPVCDHFGNNNLPEGLNKPCDLIDGCTLCKPEKIIYIDELDPNDSAATRLACTRPFRDGTALRPEAEWAGDGVVLVQMNIPGSEDIAREAAVEMARKMGITDPQVCNLQVLHPAEGCFVEVKGQATHVDVNPSKLTIPEKIELLPADELRQFVTDHELSVVAGTVGEDEHSVGLREILDIKHGGIEKYGVKYRYLGTSVPVEKMVDAAIESGADAILISTIISHNDIHRTMMRKLADLATEKGIRDKVVLVAGGTQVNREMAAETGLDATFGRGTKGIDVLDAIVRTMRTRAEA